A genome region from Nicotiana tabacum cultivar K326 chromosome 13, ASM71507v2, whole genome shotgun sequence includes the following:
- the LOC107808875 gene encoding rubisco accumulation factor 1.2, chloroplastic → MFSLTVNSPKPLSLSTPFLPTHPHPLPSITHKPNLNPKPITALIIPPSSGQQQQYSTQQQQQQQLYQPFRPPPPLLPPKFRNLDTNSKLEVLANRLGLWYEYAPLIPSLTREGFTPSTLEEITGLTGVDQNRLVVAAQVRDSLVESAALDEETLSYFESGGAELLYEIRLLSARQRADAATFLVKNGFDAKQAQDLARAIKDYPRRRVEYGWDKFHGDSPGDCLAFMYFRLAQEYAAAASEDLRRSSMEKALEVAESESARNLLVMELEGNEVAKESVKDDGVTVPLVRMKLGEVAESTIVVVLPVCKAEGRDVEVEAAPWECGGVGDFGIVEAEKDWRRWVVLPGWQPIAGLERGGVAVSFKSGNFLPWREKSKYKQEPVLVVADRGRTEVASEDGFYLVVDGGNGSNEEGLKVERGSTLKKRGVEQSLGIVLIVVRPPKWENEDQLGEEDWD, encoded by the coding sequence TCTATCTCTCTCCACCCCATTTCTCCCTACCCACCCCCACCCCCTACCCTCCATAACCCATAAACCAAATCTCAATCCAAAACCCATAACTGCACTCATAATTCCTCCTTCCTCAGGCCAACAACAGCAATAttcaacccaacaacaacaacagcaacaactttATCAGCCTTTTAGACCTCCTCCTCCACTTCTCCCACCCAAATTCCGCAATCTAGACACAAATTCAAAGCTTGAAGTTTTAGCTAACCGCCTTGGCCTTTGGTATGAGTATGCTCCTTTAATACCTTCTTTAACAAGAGAAGGTTTCACTCCTTCAACTCTTGAGGAAATCACTGGCCTTACTGGAGTTGATCAGAATCGTTTGGTAGTTGCTGCCCAAGTTCGTGACTCTCTTGTTGAGTCTGCTGCTTTGGACGAAGAAACGTTGTCGTATTTTGAATCTGGAGGTGCTGAGTTATTATATGAAATTCGTTTGCTTAGTGCTAGGCAACGAGCTGATGCTGCAACTTTTTTAGTGAAGAATGGATTTGATGCAAAACAAGCTCAAGATTTAGCTAGAGCAATTAAAGATTATCCGCGTAGACGTGTGGAGTATGGTTGGGATAAGTTTCATGGTGATTCTCCTGGTGATTGTTTAGCTTTCATGTACTTTAGATTAGCTCAAGAATATGCTGCTGCAGCTTCTGAGGATTTGAGGAGGTCGTCAATGGAGAAGGCTTTAGAAGTTGCTGAGTCTGAAAGTGCGAGGAATTTGCTTGTAATGGAGCTAGAAGGTAATGAGGTTGCTAAAGAGAGTGTAAAAGATGATGGGGTGACAGTGCCTTTGGTGAGAATGAAGTTAGGGGAAGTAGCTGAGTCGACGATTGTAGTGGTTTTGCCTGTTTGTAAGGCGGAGGGGAGGGATGTGGAGGTGGAGGCGGCGCCATGGGAATGTGGTGGCGTGGGGGATTTTGGTATCGTGGAGGCGGAGAAGGATTGGAGAAGATGGGTTGTTTTGCCAGGATGGCAACCTATCGCGGGGTTAGAGAGAGGTGGAGTTGCAGTGTCGTTCAAGAGCGGGAACTTTTTGCCGTGGAGGGAGAAGAGCAAGTACAAGCAAGAGCCGGTTTTGGTAGTGGCGGATAGGGGAAGGACAGAAGTGGCGTCGGAGGACGGGTTTTATTTGGTGGTTGATGGTGGCAATGGGAGCAATGAGGAGGGATTGAAAGTGGAAAGAGGTTCTACTTTGAAGAAAAGAGGGGTTGAACAAAGCTTGGGGATTGTGCTTATAGTAGTTAGGCCACCAAAGTGGGAAAATGAAGATCAATTGGGTGAAGAAGATTGGGATTAA